A stretch of Halichondria panicea chromosome 1, odHalPani1.1, whole genome shotgun sequence DNA encodes these proteins:
- the LOC135344585 gene encoding uncharacterized protein LOC135344585: MAFTRNRELDGKASQQKNQDVYSEKSFVKKLEEPEQKKQARKRKRQADGGISERPSTKKTRLEVEKQSSSLVDQKIRHSQQSSEQLSTRKKETISKTSKVKTNSKKRKKKPRAMENVSNKLKQHKKELKQKGGELQKQREDLSAKEKKAIAIRSNVKEQYSLLSSHVSGRTMNDVQYLTHCTNEKRKGMIERTGKLLAKPTLHPIKCPLAVGQKIKGVWLTATTSRSGEPLQSPYGTERFNLPVSALLSSETSSRWCLFFESTYYSQNHIQYVRFVLLDTQTAEEEHETWCKDYLLKVDIEQNPFVYWNGQQFSSISNHGHEHGDIYIEILKVGEIETPCGEHWDKVEETERKKNTNPLLYLGLCSNLRSMQRRQFFEYRNCNRVGNKKY, encoded by the coding sequence ATGGCTTTCACCAGGAACAGAGAATTAGATGGCAAAGCAAGTCAACAAAAAAATCAAGATGTTTATTCAGAAAAGAGTTTTGTTAAGAAACTAGAAGAACCGGAGCAAAAGAAACAAGctagaaaaagaaaaagacaAGCTGATGGTGGCATTTCAGAAAGACCCTCCACCAAGAAGACTAGACTAGAGGTAGAGAAACAATCTTCTTCTCTAGTAGATCAAAAAATACGTCACAGTCAACAGAGTAGCGAACAGCTCTCAACCAGAAAAAAAGAAACGATTTCAAAGACTTCAAAAGTGAAGACAAATTCAAAGAAACGCAAGAAAAAACCCAGAGCAATGGAGAACGTAAGCAACAAATTAAAGCAGCACAAAAAAGAATTGAAGCAAAAGGGAGGGGAGTTGCAAAAACAAAGAGAGGACCTCTCAGCTAAAGAGAAGAAAGCTATTGCAATACGCTCAAACGTGAAGGAACAATACTCTCTACTGTCCAGCCATGTGAGTGGCAGAACAATGAATGATGTTCAGTACCTGACTCACTGCACCAATGAGAAGCGTAAAGGAATGATAGAAAGAACTGGCAAACTGTTGGCTAAACCAACACTACACCCAATTAAATGCCCACTAGCCGTAGGACAGAAAATCAAGGGAGTCTGGCTCACAGCAACAACATCAAGATCAGGAGAACCTCTGCAGTCTCCATATGGCACCGAGCGCTTCAATTTACCAGTATCAGCACTTCTTAGTAGTGAAACAAGCAGCAGGTGGTGTTTATTCTTTGAGTCCACATactattctcagaatcacaTTCAATATGTGAGGTTTGTACTTCTAGACACACAAACAGCTGAAGAGGAACACGAAACATGGTGCAAAGATTACCTACTAAAAGTCGACATTGAGCAAAATCCTTTTGTCTACTGGAATGGTCAACAATTTTCGTCAATATCAAATCACGGCCATGAACACGGAGATATCTATATTGAAATACTGAAAGTTGGTGAAATTGAAACCCCATGCGGAGAACACTGGGATAAAGTTGAGGAAacagagagaaagaaaaacaCCAACCCATTGCTTTATCTCGGTTTGTGTTCAAACCTCAGAAGCATGCAAAGGAGACAGTTCTTTGAGTACAGGAACTGCAACAGAGTAGGAAACAAAAAATACTAG
- the LOC135338371 gene encoding uncharacterized protein LOC135338371: protein MPLQLQRSELSKSSYKCVRRVNDSVIGDPLMTVPLYLTNTSALQNNINLGENEVINLCFEIYGQADEYFNLVSDSCISVNAHYQRANPQLSSNIIDEITVRAAGLDGICRNILVRVGNCQASIDGSVLDETYTSAGISVRMYRNRVRISAPNCQDLDLVMWVFCEQTELRDPELGEPDIVVNVSMIHFMIARGLNIRESAHGLLGQFWNVPITIERYLGPLSDGSTRDDTYILTVNYPNTPPRRFVTFLHSSTWDRRGKEYCLYGGNRQGGGIFEIESPNDPVIQGQYRDYIVGEQFRVEFAYTHFDSSQCSL, encoded by the exons ATGCCCCTTCAATTACAACGGAGTGAACTGTCAAAATCCAG TTACAAATGTGTTCGTCGAGTAAATGACTCTGTAATTGGAGATCCACTGATGACCGTACCACTCTACCTCACCAACACCAGTGCACTACAGAACAATATCAATCTCGGAGAAAATGAAGTTATCAACCTTTGCTTTGAAATCTATGGTCAAGCAGACGAATACTTTAACCTTGTGTCCGACTCCTGTATTAGTGTGAATGCACATTACCAGCGAGCAAATCCACAACTCAGTTCCAATATCATAGATGAGATAACAGTTCGAGCAGCCGGACTTGACGGGATTTGTCGAAACATTTTAGTCCGTGTTGGAAACTGTCAAGCATCAATCGATGGATCTGTGCTTGATGAGACTTACACAAGTGCTGGAATATCTGTGAGAATGTATCGGAATCGTGTTCGAATCTCTGCCCCTAATTGTCAAGACCTTGATTTGGTGATGTGGGTGTTTTGTGAGCAGACAGAGCTGAGGGACCCTGAACTGGGAGAGCCCGATATCGTGGTCAATGTTAGTATGATTCACTTTATGATTGCTCGTGGACTCAATATTCGCGAATCGGCTCATGGTCTGCTGG GTCAGTTTTGGAATGTTCCCATTACCATTGAGCGCTACCTGGGCCCTCTCTCTGACGGTAGCACACGAGACGATACCTACATCCTGACTGTCAACTATCCGAACACACCCCCTCGTCGTTTTGTGACCTTCCTGCACTCTTCAACGTGGGACAGACGAGGGAAGGAGTACTGTTTGTACGGGGGTAACCGACAGGGTGGAGGAATATTTGAGATTGAATCACCGAATGATCCAGTTATCCAGGGACAATACAGAGACTACATTGTGGGGGAACAGTTCAGAGTTGAGTTTGCGTATACTCATTTTGATTCTTCACAATGTAGCCTATGA
- the LOC135338278 gene encoding sushi, nidogen and EGF-like domain-containing protein 1, which produces MEGKKTIIFLLSFVTCSLAIPREEFYSFGQNSGDTTVPSNDDGSTEQITLQFGSFYYFEKQYTNLFVNTNGVISFDAAVSTVTPQSFPLSGLFLIAPYWADVDTNGTGTVYYRETRDNDVLKRARNDVMTSFSRRFLPIFVFIATWDRVGHTDQIATFQCVLMTDGTSSFVKFLYADGEMQWTKEDASGRTNRFRGTLAQVGFNAGDGKRFFSVPGSLTNRIMNIDSTTNVNIPGVWTFQVNGDIARCSDPEDMENTPLVITPRVGNMLGGTAVSITSTCLEEFDNITCQYEGFDTVDTDVGLLELDGNPTVVAVCVSPAFLEPGSKTLRVVVTNKNGTVKYDIGTRFYAVHIEDSTEVQHNLNTQVVLPQTGILITWNPFDLLPSHAENPSFYTVNIVLVEFDMNTGEWEDVEILASGLPNIGQAKLMW; this is translated from the exons ATGGAAGGTAAAAAGACAATCATCTTTTTGCTGTCATTTGTGACTTGTTCGCTGGCTATTCCACGGGAGGAGTTTTATTCCTTTGGACAAAATTCAGGGGATACGACTGTGCCCTCAAACGATGATGGATCAACTGAACAGATCACTCTACAGTTTGGCTCATTCTATTACTTCGAAAAGCAGTATACTAACCTGTTT GTGAACACAAATGGAGTTATCTCCTTTGATGCTGCAGTCTCAACTGTCACTCCTCAATCATTTCCGTTGTCCGGATTGTTTCTGATTGCCCCCTATTGGGCTGACGTGGATACAAATGGAACGGGTACTGTGTACTACAGGGAGACGCGAGATAACGATGTTCTAAAACGAGCTAGAAACGATGTAATGACGTCTTTTTCAAGAAGATTCCTTCCAATTTTTGTTTTCATTGCCACTTGGGATAGAGTTGGACACACTGACCAG ATTGCAACATTTCAGTGTGTGCTTATGACAGATGGAACTTCCTCCTTTGTCAAGTTCTTATACGCTGATGGTGAGATGCAATGGACAAAAGAAGATGCCTCAGGGAGAACCAATAGATTTCGGGGAACCCTTGCACAAGTTGGATTCAATGCTGGTGATGGGAAGAGGTTCTTTAGTGTGCCAGGCTCACTGACCAACAGAATCATGAATATTGATTCCACTACCAATGTGAACATACCGGGCGTATGGACATTTCAAGTCAACGGTGATATTGCACGATGCTCTGACCCTGAGGACATGGAAAATA CTCCACTTGTGATCACCCCAAGAGTTGGAAACATGCTTGGAGGAACTGCAGTCTCCATTACCAGCACATGTTTAGAGGAATTTGACAACATAACTTGTCAATACGAAGGATTCGATACAGTGGATACCGATGTGGGGCTTTTAGAGCTAGATGGGAATCCAACTGTTGTGGCTGTTTGTGTGTCACCGGCATTTTTAGAACCTGGATCGAAAACTCTTCGTGTCGTTGTCACAAATAAGAATGGGACGGTGAAGTATGACATTGGCACTCGATTCTATGCAG TACACATTGAAGACAGTACTGAGGTACAGCACAATTTGAACACTCAAGTCGTTCTTCCTCAAACCGGAATCTTAATAACTTGGAATCCTTTTGATCTTCTTCCCTCTCATGCCGAAAACCCGTCCTTCTACACGGTCAATATCGTTCTTGTTGAGTTTGATATGAACACAGGAGAATGGGAAGATGTTGAGATACTAGCATCAGGTTTACCAAATATTGGGcaagcaaaattaatgtggtaA
- the LOC135344276 gene encoding uncharacterized protein LOC135344276 → MRLVHICIFLVLLLGLYQKETDAVSSLTLSNGTVIDGSTLQVCPGTTVSLTCSHDDVDDQTRWGVSGPVMCATVVVHNTNPSTTMCSGLFALSVNMVTAANEQPRMSTLVLPAEESLNGAVVTCFAGGSSSDPQVGNFTIQVIGSPSTPTVNSMEYSVADSTTGQFAFLASSSGTFGTVVTISASVAEGSGSVVVTDNNITVTGLSYTKSHTVSVVATSAVCPGVLNSTNVSVMFNIRSLVLTQLTGFVGCSNPSLPISGSWRFIEGVQSSSDPAVQLTSPRIGTPSITYTSPGRSGNAEFVPDSSYQLTDTVENDVYTFTVTVTNAANSSREVSEGVVVTPFVVDESTLDTMNCLTFSLGQNCASEQSGNFIVRFEQGNGVCRDLVLSDFSTSTIQLMPRSACAPVTSSTNLCYRATLMYNGIIIDAQTNLNFNTCPVTALSSFIGSGVSMQLDGEVTNGNVSHITTATLSCTSAIFELSSPQITCINGTWEPARLRSCTSLAVWLIVVIILIILTLACAIGIVCGLLTARYLPFLLNGLAEKKCWAILAVVLLGFLFCFGLGVLFYICCCKRDSGSKSKPRDAEKLTQSTSSPPPPDSLYADPNTIEHQPAPGTEDQYAMVDRKGKKNTKPKPTPPEALYQDPNTIEHETAASGDTYAVVDKPKRSSKKKGGPDVVPPASEGLTYADIDLSSKRPKPGSGRQAPQQPGEYPKEHPVEYSSVDHGNTSQL, encoded by the exons ATGAGGCTTGTACATATATGT ATTTTCTTGGTTTTGTTGTTAGGTCTTTATCAGAAAGAAACAG ATGCTGTAAGCAGTTTAACCCTCAGTAATGGCACTGTGATTGATGGGTCGACCCTCCAAGTTTGTCCAGGCACTACAGTCAGCCTCACCTGCTCTCATGATGATGTTGATGATCAGACTCGTTGGGGTGTCAGTGGTCCCGTAATGTGTGCTACTGTTGTTGTACATAATACAAACCCAAGCACTACCATGTGCAGTGGATTGTTCGCACTCTCTGTTAATATGGTCACTGCTGCCAATGAGCAACCAAGGATGTCTACTCTTGTGTTGCCAGCTGAGGAGTCACTGAATGGTGCTGTGGTGACTTGTTTTGCTGGTGGTTCTTCATCTGATCCTCAAGTCGGGAACTTCACTATACAAGTTATCG GTTCACCTTCCACTCCAACTGTTAACAGTATGGAATACTCTGTGGCCGATTCAACTACTGGACAATTTGCATTCTTGGCCAGCAGTAGTGGGACCTTCGGGACAGTGGTCACTATTTCTGCCAGTGTGGCTGAAGGCAGTGGCTCAGTGGTTGTCACTGACAACAACATCACTGTGACTGGGCTGAGCTACACCAAGTCTCACACTGTCAGTGTAGTGGCTACCAGTGCTGTTTGTCCAGGAGTGTTGAACAGCACTAATGTTTCTGTGATGTTTAACATAAGAT CCCTTGTACTGACTCAGTTGACTGGATTTGTTGGCTGTTCCAATCCATCATTGCCTATCAGTGGATCATGGCGCTTTATAGAGGGA GTTCAAAGCAGCAGTGACCCGGCAGTTCAGTTGACTTCCCCCCGAATTGGTACACCATCCATAACCTACACTTCACCCGGGCGTAGTGGCAATGCAGAGTTTGTTCCTGATTCATCCTACCAGCTCACAGACACAGTGGAAAATGATGTGTACACTTTCACTGTGACCGTGACTAATGCGGCTAATTCTAGTCGTGAAGTATCTGAAGGAGTTGTTG TTACTCCCTTTGTTGTTGATGAGAGTACACTGGACACAATGAATTGCCTCACATTCTCTCTCGGTCAAAACTGTGCTTCTGAGCAAAGTGGAAACTTCATTGTTCGGTTTGAACAAGGAAATGGTGTTTGTCGAGACTTGGTTCTGTCAGATTTCAGCACATCCACCATACAACTGATGCCTCGGTCGGCTTGTGCACCCGTGACTTCATCCACTAACCTGTGTTATCGTGCAACTCTGATGTATAATGGGATTATAATTGACGCTCAGACTAATCTCAACTTTAACACATGCCCCGTGACCGCCCTCTCATCATTCATTGGCAGTGGAGTGTCCATGCAGCTGGATGGGGAGGTTACTAATGGCAACGTATCTCACATCACCACTGCTACTCTGAGCTGCACCTCGGCTATCTTTGAGTTAAGTTCTCCTCAAATCACATGCATTAATGGAACTTGGGAACCAGCTAGATTGAGATCATGCACATCAT TGGCTGTTTGGCTGATTGTGGTGATTATTCTTATAATACTGACACTGGCTTGTGCAATTGGAATTGTCTGTGGATTGCTGACAGCTCGATACTTGCCCTTTCTCCTCAACGGACTTGCAGAAA AGAAATGTTGGGCAATTTTGGCTGTTGTTCTCCTTGggtttttgttttgtttcgGTCTGGGAGTGCTCTTCTACATTTGTTGCTGCAAACGAG ATTCGGGTAGCAAGTCAAAGCCAAGAGATGCTGAAAAACTAAC TCAAAGCACCTCATCTCCCCCACCACCTGACTCCCTGTATGCTGACCCCAATACCATTGAGCACCAGCCAGCCCCAGGCACTGAAGACCAGTATGCCATGGTCGATAGAAAGGGCAAGAAGAACACAAAACCAAAGCCAACTCCACCAGAAGCTCTGTATCAG GACCCCAACACGATTGAACATGAGACCGCTGCCTCCGGAGACACTTATGCCGTGGTGGACAAGCCCAAGAGGTCTTCCAAGAAGAAGGGAGGTCCAGATGTGGTTCCACCAGCCAGCGAGGGG CTGACCTATGCCGATATTGATCTGAGCAGCAAACGTCCAAAGCCAGGCAGTGGTCGACAGGCACCCCAACAACCCGGAGAATATCCAAAAGAACATCCGGTGGAGTATTCCAGCGTGGATCATGGCAACACCTCTCAGCTGTAA
- the LOC135330749 gene encoding sushi domain-containing protein 2-like, producing MLQIKRGKVDGYFHPSGAGQQCCYEKSGNLLVGAPGGGSVDKVSPQNFLGHFLEDVLPAFLCCFGPLSNCDAYYQKRPSDNGEGYNPPNPACVYGDPHIVTLDGFKYTFNGKGEYLIAQVDDIFSFQGRMTQAVNPQGDPVGASVFSAVAMSDGSSIIQFQIGFSDDPDALINGTFIDFTEVSLQQFNGVAVEKDGNKLFARFNSGAYIEVREENGFLSILLVSFPILWKGRTQGLIGNYNGDTADDLTPCTGNPLSLDADLKTIHEMFGVTWSINRPQDSLFTYPEGESWANYTFPNFEPTFEVVFSNSSLEQEADDLCGDDFFCRFDIATTENTMVGLLTLYVIHHASTGLALPQIPAAAPSATLGSGVTRPS from the exons ATGCTTCAGATCAAGAGAGGCAAGGTGGATGGATATTTTCA TCCCTCAGGTGCTGGACAGCAATGTTGTTATGAAAAAAGTGGAAACCTGTTGGTGGGTGCCCCAGGAGGAGGCTCAGTTGACAAAGTTTCCCCACAAAATTTTCTGGGCCATTTCCTAGAAGATGTCCTTCCTGCTTTTCTCTGCTGCTTTGGACCGCTTAGTAATTGTGATGCTTATTATCAGAAGCGTCCTTCCGACAATGGAGAAGGATATAACCCACCCAATCCTG CATGTGTCTATGGAGATCCCCACATTGTGACTCTGGATGGATTTAAGTACACCTTTAACGGCAAGGGAGAGTACCTGATAGCTCAAGTGGATGACATCTTCTCATTTCAGGGACGAATGACCCAAGCTGTGAATCCTCAGGGAGACCCAGTTGGAGCTTCTGTCTTCTCCGCTGTTGCTATGAGCGACGGTTCTAGTATAATCCAGTTTCAAATTGGTTTTTCCGATGACCCTGATGCTCTTATAAATGGAACATTTATCGATTTTACTGAAGTGTCTCTTCAACAGTTCAATGGAGTGGCTGTCGAAAAAGATGGAAATAAACTTTTTGCGAGATTCAATAGCGGAGCGTATATTGAAGTCAGAGAAGAGAATGGTTTCTTATCAATTCTGTTAGTGAGTTTTCCCATTTTATGGAAAGGACGAACCCAAGGGTTAATAGGAAACTACAATGGGGACACAGCTGATGACCTCACACCATGTACCGGGAATCCCCTTTCACTGGATGCGGACTTGAAGACCATCCATGAAATGTTTGGAGTCACGT GGAGTATTAACAGGCCACAAGACAGTCTTTTCACATATCCTGAGGGTGAGAGCTGGGCTAACTACACCTTCCCGAACTTTGAACCGACATTCGAGGTAGTATTTTCTAATTCATCCTTAGAGCAGGAAGCAGATGACCTCTGTGGGGATGACTTTTTCTGTCGGTTTGATATAGCCACGACTGAAAACACCATGGTCGGACTCTTGACCCTGTATGTGATCCACCATGCCTCAACGGGGCTTGCATTGCCACAAATACCTGCAGCTGCTCCGTCAGCTACACTGGGGTCAGGTGTGACGCGTCCCTCGTGA